Sequence from the Longimicrobium sp. genome:
CGACCGCCTTTTCGGCGACCTCTGAAAGGGCCACGTCCATGTCGATGATCAACTACGCCTCGCGCGAGATCAACTGCAAGATCGTGTACTACGGTCCGGGCCTGTGCGGCAAGACCACCAACCTCGAGTACATCTTCGAGAAGGTGGCGCCCAACACCCGCGGCAAGCTGATCTCGCTGGCGACGGAAACGGAACGGACGCTCTTCTTCGACTTCCTGCCGGTGGACCTGGGTTCCATCCGCGGGTTCAAGACGCGCTTTCACCTGTACACGGTTCCCGGACAGGTGTACTACAACGCGTCGCGAAAGCTGATTTTGAAGGGGGTGGACGGGGTGGTGTTCGTGGCCGACAGCCAGGTGGAGCGGCTGGACGCGAACATCGAGTCCATGCACAACCTGTACGACAACCTTACGGAGTACGGGCTGGACCTTCGCGAGATCCCGTTCGTAATCCAGTACAACAAGCGCGACCTGCCCAACATCTCCTCGCTCGAGGAGCTGCAGCGCGAGCTGAACCCCAGCAACGTGCCCACGTTCGAGGCGGTGGGCGTGCGGGGGATCGGCGTGTTCGACACGCTGAAGGCGGTGAGCAAGCTGGTGATCAAAGCCCTGAGCTGACCGGACACACCATGGCCTGGCGCAACCTTCCGAACGCGATCACGCTGGGGCGCATCGTCCTGGCGCTGGTGGTGGCGCCCATGATCGTGACCGACGCCTTCTCGTGGCGGCTCGCCGGCTTCATCGTCTTTTTGGCCGCCGCCTTTTCCGACCTGTGGGACGGCCACCTGGCGCGCTCGCGCAACCTGGTGAGCGACTTCGGCAAGCTGATGGACCCGCTGGCCGACAAGCTCCTGCTCGCGCTCACCTTCATCCCGTTCTACCTGCTTTCGCACGGGTGGGAGCCGCACACCCGGTTCCCCTGGTTCGGCGGGGTGCTGCCGCTGTGGGTGCTGATCGTGATCTTCGGCCGCGAGATCTTCATCACCGTGTTCCGCGGCTACGCGGCGAAGCGCGGGGTGATCCTGGCGGCGGGCAAGGCCGGCAAGCTCAAGGCGGTGTTCCAGAACATCTTCGTGGGCGCGGCCATCTTCTGGTACGCCCTGCAGTCGGCCGCGCGCGAGAACGCATGGGACACCGCCTTCTGGAGCTTCTGGCAGAAGTTCCACGCCGGGTTCACCATGGTGTCGCTGGCCATCGCGGTGGTGCTGACGGTGTACTCGCTGTACGTGTACCTGCGCGATTTCGGCATCCTGGGCCGCAAGCGGGCTCAGCCGTGACCCGCCGCGCCGGCTGACCCGCGTGTCCGGCCTGGACGAGCGCTCCGGCGAGCTGCGCGCGGCGGACGGCCTGCGCCTTTCCTATCGCTCCTGGCCGGTTCCGTCCCCCCGCTCCGTCCTGATCCTTTCGCACGGGCTGGGCGAGCACGCCGGCCGCTACGCCCCGCTGGCGGCGGACCTGGGTCGCCGCGGCGTGGCCGTCCACGCGCTGGACCACCGCGGCCACGGCAGGTCGGGGGGCCGGCGCGGCTTCGTTTCGTC
This genomic interval carries:
- a CDS encoding GTP-binding protein, with amino-acid sequence MSMINYASREINCKIVYYGPGLCGKTTNLEYIFEKVAPNTRGKLISLATETERTLFFDFLPVDLGSIRGFKTRFHLYTVPGQVYYNASRKLILKGVDGVVFVADSQVERLDANIESMHNLYDNLTEYGLDLREIPFVIQYNKRDLPNISSLEELQRELNPSNVPTFEAVGVRGIGVFDTLKAVSKLVIKALS
- a CDS encoding CDP-alcohol phosphatidyltransferase family protein: MAWRNLPNAITLGRIVLALVVAPMIVTDAFSWRLAGFIVFLAAAFSDLWDGHLARSRNLVSDFGKLMDPLADKLLLALTFIPFYLLSHGWEPHTRFPWFGGVLPLWVLIVIFGREIFITVFRGYAAKRGVILAAGKAGKLKAVFQNIFVGAAIFWYALQSAARENAWDTAFWSFWQKFHAGFTMVSLAIAVVLTVYSLYVYLRDFGILGRKRAQP
- a CDS encoding alpha/beta hydrolase, whose amino-acid sequence is MSGLDERSGELRAADGLRLSYRSWPVPSPRSVLILSHGLGEHAGRYAPLAADLGRRGVAVHALDHRGHGRSGGRRGFVSSFGEFVRDFEAFRARIADETPPGVPTFLLGHSLGGLIAIRYLQAHP